The following proteins are co-located in the Pyricularia oryzae 70-15 chromosome 1, whole genome shotgun sequence genome:
- a CDS encoding carboxypeptidase Y — protein MRIATSTLLVGAASAAFAPQDGTQRVLNGFDSIKSAAHSIQKPLQTFEEAMASMTSEAKANWDHLKLLVPDAEEQAKTFFPKKPKPASRKPDSAWDHIVKGADIQAMWVEGATPEETHRKIDGKLDNYNLRARSVDPSKLGVDTVKQYSGYLDDEANDKHLFYWFFESRNDPKNDPVVLWLNGGPGCSSLTGLLFELGPGAINAKIEIVHNPYAWNNNASVIFLDQPVNVGYSYSGGSVSNTVAAGKDIYALLTLFFHQFPEYAKQDFHIAGESYAGHYIPVFASEILSHKKRNINLKSVLIGNGLTDGLTQYEYYRPMACGEGGWKAVLSESECQAMDNALPRCQSMIQNCYDSGSVWSCVPASIYCNNAMIGPYQRTGRNVYDIRGPCKDSGNLCYPELGYISEYLNRREVMEALGAEVSSYDSCNFDINRNFLFQGDWMQPYHRLVPELLNQIPVLIYAGDADFICNWLGNQGWTEALEWKGKKDYNRADYSPLTLASAHDVKPYGKVKSSGNFTFMKIFEAGHMVPYDQAEPSVDFVNRWLAGEWFAA, from the exons ATGAGGATAGCTACATCCACGCTGCTAGTCGGCGCCGCATCGGCAGCCTTCGCGCCCCAGGATGGCACCCAGCGTGTGCTCAATGGCTTCGACTCGATCAAGTCGGCCGCCCACTCTATCCAGAAGCCACTCCAGACGTTCGAGGAGGCCATGGCCAGCATGACGTCCGAGGCCAAAGCCAACTGGGACCACCTTAAGCTGCTCGTCCCCGACGCCGAGGAGCAGGCCAAGACCTTCTTCCCCAAGAAGCCCAAGCCTGCCAGCCGTAAGCCCGACAGTGCTTGGGATCACATCGTCAAGGGCGCCGACATTCAGGCCATGTGGGTCGAGGGTGCCACCCCTGAAGAAACGCACCGCAAGATTGACGGCAAGCTTGACAACTACAACCTCCGTGCCCGGTCTGTTGACCCGTCCAAGCTGGGCGTCGACACCGTGAAGCAGTACAGCGGTTACCTCGATGACGAGGCCAACGACAAGCATCTCTTCTACT GGTTCTTCGAGTCGAGGAATGACCCCAAGAACGACCCCGTCGTGCTTTGGCTCAACGGTGGCCCGGGCTGCTCGTCGCTCACTGGTCTGCTCTTTGAGCTTGGCCCCGGTGCGATCAACGCCAAGATCGAAATCGTCCACAACCCATACGCATGGAACAACAACGCTTCAGTCATCTTCCTTGACCAGCCCGTCAACGTCGGCTACTCGTACTCGGGTGGCTCCGTCAGCAATACTGTGGCCGCCGGCAAGGACATCTACGCTCTCTTGACTCTCTTTTTCCACCAGTTCCCCGAGTATGCGAAGCAGGACTTCCACATCGCCGGCGAGTCGTACGCTGGTCACTACATTCCCGTCTTTGCTTCGGAAATTCTGTCTCACAAGAAGCGCAACATCAACCTCAAGTCAGTTCTcattggcaacggcttgACGGATGGCCTTACCCAGTACGAGTACTACCGTCCCATGGCCTGTGGCGAGGGCGGCTGGAAGGCCGTTCTCAGCGAGTCTGAGTGCCAGGCAATGGACAACGCCCTGCCCCGATGCCAGTCCATGATCCAGAACTGCTACGACAGCGGCAGCGTTTGGTCGTGCGTCCCCGCATCCATCTACTGCAACAACGCCATGATCGGCCCCTACCAGCGCACCGGCCGCAATGTCTACGACATCCGTGGCCCCTGCAAGGACAGCGGAAACCTGTGCTACCCTGAGCTTGGCTACATCTCTGAATACTTGAACCGCCGTGAAGTCATGGAGGCTCTCGGCGCCGAGGTCAGCTCGTACGACTCGTGCAACTTTGACATCAACCGCAACTTCCTTTTCCAGGGCGACTGGATGCAGCCATACCACCGTCTTGTGCCCGAGCTCCTCAACCAGATCCCTGTTCTCATCTACGCTGGCGATGCCGACTTCATCTGCAACTGGCTCGGTAACCAGGGTTGGACCGAGGCTCTCGAGTGGAAGGGCAAGAAGGACTACAACCGCGCCGACTACAGCCCCCTGACCCTTGCCTCGGCCCACGACGTCAAGCCCTACGGCAAGGTTAAGTCGAGTGGCAACTTCACCTTCATGAAGATCTTTGAGGCCGGCCACATGGTTCCGTACGACCAGGCCGAGCCATCCGTTGACTTTGTCAACAGGTGGTTGGCCGGCGAGTGGTTTGCTGCTTGA
- a CDS encoding cAMP-specific 3',5'-cyclic phosphodiesterase 7B, whose amino-acid sequence MENAACNLIYVDRSIRQDRIVRASSYNSDGTEGPLAGSSDYETQALRENVQLLLEFIGDVHLVATGASCLTQLFDLLDHSIIETKPIIVLIDVSNNEPTPKDRPRSGSHSRPRTPSRTTESLDDEFSHTSNDADLYGTRLLQRIVSESHLRNVSSLVVPISLVGSPGVDEFSADVTQASIREKSGRISKNPHDSVDLGLFKYCLDLGATDVMVKPLKCVTSIQVHAYQAYKEASKQRQAVLELKRGRKRSWVGVDDAKPYAYLREDMVSSLMGRICRPGDDQDDRVSNVRISVSQDRRSQIAKAVSRWHFCAHDFSDDELIVAATLMLKHALAMPELERWRMSTDQLSTFLIACRAAYNNFVPYHNFRHVIDVLQATFNFLVQIGSLPPFPPRSDDYIATPQPTSPIATLMKPFEALTLLVTAVGHDVGHPGVNNGFLVTLNAPLAQLYNDRSVLESFHCAAYSQILRRYWPAAFEDLQMRNLMISSILATDMGLHFDYMKKLGDLQEKLHENNAIEGWNGRVIEEHKALACAILIKCADISNVARKHDTALKWTHILSDEFSRQASMETDLGIQSSLMAPPKKDVISLSKAQLGFMNLFAIPLFQGVADILPAMQYCVDELEINKALFDQMIVAEQSRHDRPKAAREPTLSPKTMSVIIPAESEYAIDISDGHGKNDISAEDVLKRHANPEEKPDTNPEHKPPHIPEPYNQYKEVNGTTSEFEAVADFAATDPFNMQESRPCTSRKQRCSEATDGSASAPGTGDWASQATSATTGKMPLSPSTQGTSILSQESLDRPVSVPATMVTAPDEPHANKHQLPVRLDHKSHSDSRLEISPSHSVEDDTHSTSPNGKLSVEGSTLKKKSSRFRMNAFTFFRRHRGASPPLSAADTAG is encoded by the exons ATG TCCACCTCGTCGCAACCGGAGCGTCATGCTTGACCCAGCTCTTCGACTTGCTCGATCATTCAATCATCGAGACAAAACCCATAATTGTCCTAATTGATGTCTCCAACAACGAGCCAACGCCCAAAGATAGACCCCGGTCAGGCTCACATTCACGGCCTAGGACACCTTCGCGGACAACCGAATCGCTGGATGATGAATTCTCGCATACCTCCAACGATGCGGATTTATACGGCACAAGATTGCTGCAGAGGATTGTTTCGGAGTCTCACCTGCGTAATGTGTCCAGTTTAGTCGTGCCAATTTCTCTCGTGGGCTCTCCTGGCGTAGACGAATTTTCAGCAGATGTCACTCAGGCTTCGATACGTGAGAAATCCGGCCGGATATCGAAAAACCCCCATGATTCGGTTGATCTGGGTCTTTTCAAGTATTGTCTGGACCTGGGCGCAACCGATGTCATGGTCAAACCCCTCAAGTGCGTAACCTCGATACAGGTGCATGCATACCAGGCATACAAGGAGGCCTCCAAACAAAGACAAGCCGTATTGGAATTGAAGCGTGGGCGCAAGCGGTCTTGGGTTGGTGTAGACGACGCAAAGCCGTATGCTTATCTCAGGGAAGACATGGTGTCAAGCCTTATGGGGCGCATTTGCCGCCCAGGGGATGATCAGGATGATCGGGTTTCGAACGTTAGGATCTCAGTGTCCCAGGATCGCCGGTCGCAGATCGCCAAAGCCGTCTCTCGGTGGCATTTCTGCGCGCACGACTTTAGTGACGACGAATTGATAGTGGCGGCAACGCTGATGCTGAAGCATGCGCTCGCCATGCCAGAGCTTGAGCGCTGGAGAATGTCGACCG ACCAACTATCGACTTTTCTGATCGCGTGCCGAGCAGCTTATAACAATTTCGTGCCTTACCATAATTTCCGGCACGTTATCGATGTTTTGCAGGCCACCTTCAACTTTTTGGTACAGATCGGCTCGTTACCACCATTTCCGCCTCGCAGCGACGACTACATTGCCACTCCACAACCAACATCTCCCATTGCCACACTCATGAAGCCTTTCGAAGCATTGACGTTGCTTGTCACGGCCGTCGGCCATGATGTTGGACACCCAGGAGTTAACAATGGCTTTTTGGTGACGCTCAACGCACCTCTTGCCCAGCTTTATAACGACCGCTCTGTCTTGGAGTCATTCCATTGTGCGGCTTATTCACAGATTTTGCGGAGATACTGGCCAGCGGCCTTTGAAGACTTGCAGATGCGAAACCTGATGATtagttcgatcctggcgacTGATATGGGGCTTCACTTTGACTACATGAAGAAACTCGGCGACCTCCAGGAGAAGCTGCACGAGAATAATGCAATAGAGGGGTGGAACGGACGCGTGATCGAAGAGCACAAGGCACTGGCGTGCGCTATATTGATCAAATGTGCTGATATAAGCAATGTG GCGCGAAAGCATGACACAGCTTTGAAGTGGACGCACATCCTGTCCGATGAGTTTTCCCGTCAAGCTTCGATGGAAACTGATCTTGGTATTCAGTCTTCGCTCATGGCACCACCAAAGAAGGACGTGATTTCTCTCTCAAAGGCGCAACTGGGCTTTATGAACCTATTCGCCATACCACTTTTCCAAGGAGTTGCCGACATCCTCCCAGCGATGCAATATTGCGTTGACGAGCTGGAGATCAACAAGGCTTTGTTTGACCAGATGATTGTGGCAGAGCAATCGAGGCATGACAGACCAAAGGCCGCGCGGGAACCGACGTTATCTCCAAAGACGATGAGCGTCATAATTCCCGCAGAGTCTGAATATGCAATCGATATATCAGACGGACATGGCAAGAACGATATTTCGGCAGAAGATGTATTAAAGCGACACGCCAACCCTGAGGAGAAGCCCGACACGAACCCAGAGCACAAGCCCCCGCATATACCTGAACCGTACAATCAGTACAAGGAGGTCAACGGAACGACAAGTGAGTTTGAAGCGGTCGCTGATTTTGCAGCAACTGACCCGTTCAATATGCAAGAGAGTCGGCCATGCACGTCTCGGAAACAGCGCTGCAGTGAAGCGACGGATGGGAGCGCATCGGCACCGGGTACGGGCGACTGGGCTTCTCAGGCAACTAGCGCAACCACGGGCAAGATGCCACTTTCGCCTAGCACGCAAGGTACTAGCATTCTCAGCCAGGAATCTCTGGATCGACCCGTCAGCGTCCCTGCCACGATGGTCACAGCTCCGGACGAGCCACATGCCAACAAGCATCAACTGCCAGTCAGATTAGACCACAAGAGCCACTCGGATTCGAGACTCGAAATCAGCCCGTCGCACTCGGTTGAGGATGACACTCATTCCACATCGCCCAACGGCAAGCTATCCGTTGAAGGGAGCACGCTCAAGAAGAAGTCAAGCAGATTCAGAATGAATGCTTTCACTTTCTTCCGACGTCACAGGGGTGCAAGTCCACCGTTATCGGCTGCCGACACTGCTGGTTGA